A section of the Lepus europaeus isolate LE1 chromosome 19, mLepTim1.pri, whole genome shotgun sequence genome encodes:
- the SELENOW gene encoding LOW QUALITY PROTEIN: selenoprotein W (The sequence of the model RefSeq protein was modified relative to this genomic sequence to represent the inferred CDS: inserted 2 bases in 1 codon) yields the protein MALAVRVVYCGAUGYKPKYLQLKKKLEDEFPGCLDICGEGLPXVTGFFEVTVAGKLVHSKKRGDGYVDTESKFLKLVAAIKDRPGSGLGALRAESRDLDRPRPAAAS from the exons ATGGCCCTCGCCGTGCGCGTCGTCTATTG TGGCGCTTGAGGCTACAAGCCCAAG TATCTTCAACTCAAGAAGAAGTTGGAGGATGAGTTCCCCGGGTGCCTGGACATC TGTGGCGAGGGACTCCC GGTCACCGGATTCTTCGAAGTGACCGTAGCCGGGAAGTTGGTCCACTCCAAGAAG cgcGGTGATGGCTACGTGGACACGGAGAGCAAGTTTCTGAAGCTGGTGGCTGCCATCAAAGACCGCCCTGGCTCAGGGCTAGGAGCCCTGAGGGCAGAG tccaGGGACCTTGACCGGCCCCGCCCGGCCGCCGCCTCATGA
- the NOP53 gene encoding ribosome biogenesis protein NOP53 isoform X1 produces the protein MAAPSGGGGAGKSSKTDGDSGFLGLRPTSVDPALRRRRRGPRNKKRGWRRLAQEPLGLEVDQFLEDVRLQERTSGGLLSEAPDDRLFFVDTGCKEKALKRKPSRLQRKSLLLKKPLRVDLVLENTSKVPAPKDVLAHQVPNAKKLRRKEQLWEKLAAQGELPREVRKAQARALRPPAAKAQPGPQDAVERPFYDLWAADNPLDRPLVGQDPFFLEQTKKKGVKRPPRLHVKPSQAPAVEVTPAGASYNPTFEDHQSLLLAAHEVELQRQREAAKLERQLALPSAEQAATQESVFREMCEGLLEESDEEGEPGQGEGPEAGAAEASPAAARPATAGKKTEQQRRREKVARTQRVQQAALRAARLRHQELFRLRGIKAQVARRLAELARRREQRRARRLAEAHKPRRLGRLKYQPPDIDVQLSSELSDSLRTLKPEGNILRDRFKSFQRRNMIEPRERAKFKRKYKVKLVEKRAFREIQCPPGRGDRRCKLNRTQPAPRGKPVTPCRGHAGPRRPPTLWSCLPALPRCPQRQRWAVPAAGHRDWEQMRRTWRSR, from the exons ATGGCAGCGCCGAGTGGAGGTGGTGGTGCCGGGAAGTCTTCGAAAACCGATGGCGATTCTGGCTTTCTGGGGCTGCGGCCCACTTCGGTGGACCCTGCgctgaggcggcggcggcgaggccCGAGGAATAAGAAGCGGGGCTGGCGGCGATTGGCGCAGGAGCCGCTGGGGCTGGAGGTGGACCAGTTCCTGGAGGACGTGCGGCTGCAGGAGCGCACGAGCGG GGGTTTGTTGTCCGAGGCCCCGGATGACCGTCTCTTCTTCGTGGACACGGGCTGCAAGGAAAAGG CGCTGAAGAGGAAGCCGAGCAGGCTCCAGAGGAAGTCGCTGCTGCTTAAGAAGCCCCTCCGAGTCGACCTTGTCCTTGAGAACACATCCAAGGTCCCCGCCCCCAAAGA TGTCCTCGCCCACCAGGTGCCCAACGCCAAGAAGCTCAGGCGGAAGGAGCAGCTGTGGGAGAAGCTGGCCGCGCAGGGGGAGCTGCCGCGGGAGGTGCGCAAGGCGCAGGCCCGCGCCCTCCGCCCGCCCGCGGCCAAGGCCCAGCCAGGGCCTCAGGACGCCGTGGAGCGGCCCTTCTATGACCTCTGGGCCGCCGACA ACCCCCTGGACAGGCCCCTGGTTGGCCAGGACCCGTTTTTCCTGGAGCAGACCAAGAAGAAAGGCGTGAAG CGGCCGCCGCGTCTCCACGTGAAGCCCTCTCAGGCACCTGCTGTGGAGGTGACGCCTGCGGGAGCCTCGTACAACCCCACCTTCGAGGACCACCAG AGCCTGCTCCTGGCCGCCCACGAGGTGGAGCTGCAGCGGCAGAGGGAGGCGGCGAAGCTGGAGCGgcagctggccctgcccagcGCGGAGCAGGCCGCCACGCAG GAGTCTGTGTTCCGGGAGATGTGCGAGGGGCTGCTGGAGGAGTCGGACGAGGAGGGGGAGCCGGGCCAGGGCGAGGGGCCTGAGGCCGGGGCCGCCGAGGCGTCGCCCGCCGCTGCCCGCCCGGCCACTGCTGGGAAGAAGAcggagcagcagcggcggcgggaGAAGGTTGCCCGCACGCAG CGGGTGCAGCAGGCTGCGCTGCGGGCCGCCCGGCTGCGGCACCAGGAGCTCTTCAGGCTGCGCGGGATCAAGGCGCAGGTGGCGCGGCGGCTGGCGGAGCTGGCGAGGCGGCGTGAGCAGCGGAGGGCGCGGCGGCTGGCCGAGGCCCACAAGCCCCGCAGGCTGGGGCGGCTCAA GTACCAGCCCCCCGACATCGACGTGCAGCTCAGCTCGGAGCTGTCTGACTCGCTCAGGACGCTGAAG CCCGAGGGCAACATCCTGCGGGACCGCTTCAAGAGCTTCCAGAGGAGGAACATGATCGAGCCCCGGGAGCGCGCCAA GTTCAAGCGCAAGTACAAAGTGAAGCTGGTGGAGAAGCGGGCGTTCCGGGAGATCCA atgcccaccaggAAGAGGGGACAGGAGATGCAAACTGAACAGGACACAGCCTGCACCGCGGGGGAAGCCGGTGACGCCGTGCCGAGGCCACGCTGGGCCCAGAAGGCCTCCTACTCTGTGGTCCTGTTTGCCCGCATTGCCCCGTTGTccgcagaggcagagatgggcgGTGCCAGCAGCCGGACACAGAGACTGGGAACAGATGAGAAGGACTTGGAGGTCGAGGTGA
- the NOP53 gene encoding ribosome biogenesis protein NOP53 isoform X2, which produces MAAPSGGGGAGKSSKTDGDSGFLGLRPTSVDPALRRRRRGPRNKKRGWRRLAQEPLGLEVDQFLEDVRLQERTSGGLLSEAPDDRLFFVDTGCKEKALKRKPSRLQRKSLLLKKPLRVDLVLENTSKVPAPKDVLAHQVPNAKKLRRKEQLWEKLAAQGELPREVRKAQARALRPPAAKAQPGPQDAVERPFYDLWAADNPLDRPLVGQDPFFLEQTKKKGVKRPPRLHVKPSQAPAVEVTPAGASYNPTFEDHQSLLLAAHEVELQRQREAAKLERQLALPSAEQAATQESVFREMCEGLLEESDEEGEPGQGEGPEAGAAEASPAAARPATAGKKTEQQRRREKVARTQRVQQAALRAARLRHQELFRLRGIKAQVARRLAELARRREQRRARRLAEAHKPRRLGRLKYQPPDIDVQLSSELSDSLRTLKPEGNILRDRFKSFQRRNMIEPRERAKFKRKYKVKLVEKRAFREIQL; this is translated from the exons ATGGCAGCGCCGAGTGGAGGTGGTGGTGCCGGGAAGTCTTCGAAAACCGATGGCGATTCTGGCTTTCTGGGGCTGCGGCCCACTTCGGTGGACCCTGCgctgaggcggcggcggcgaggccCGAGGAATAAGAAGCGGGGCTGGCGGCGATTGGCGCAGGAGCCGCTGGGGCTGGAGGTGGACCAGTTCCTGGAGGACGTGCGGCTGCAGGAGCGCACGAGCGG GGGTTTGTTGTCCGAGGCCCCGGATGACCGTCTCTTCTTCGTGGACACGGGCTGCAAGGAAAAGG CGCTGAAGAGGAAGCCGAGCAGGCTCCAGAGGAAGTCGCTGCTGCTTAAGAAGCCCCTCCGAGTCGACCTTGTCCTTGAGAACACATCCAAGGTCCCCGCCCCCAAAGA TGTCCTCGCCCACCAGGTGCCCAACGCCAAGAAGCTCAGGCGGAAGGAGCAGCTGTGGGAGAAGCTGGCCGCGCAGGGGGAGCTGCCGCGGGAGGTGCGCAAGGCGCAGGCCCGCGCCCTCCGCCCGCCCGCGGCCAAGGCCCAGCCAGGGCCTCAGGACGCCGTGGAGCGGCCCTTCTATGACCTCTGGGCCGCCGACA ACCCCCTGGACAGGCCCCTGGTTGGCCAGGACCCGTTTTTCCTGGAGCAGACCAAGAAGAAAGGCGTGAAG CGGCCGCCGCGTCTCCACGTGAAGCCCTCTCAGGCACCTGCTGTGGAGGTGACGCCTGCGGGAGCCTCGTACAACCCCACCTTCGAGGACCACCAG AGCCTGCTCCTGGCCGCCCACGAGGTGGAGCTGCAGCGGCAGAGGGAGGCGGCGAAGCTGGAGCGgcagctggccctgcccagcGCGGAGCAGGCCGCCACGCAG GAGTCTGTGTTCCGGGAGATGTGCGAGGGGCTGCTGGAGGAGTCGGACGAGGAGGGGGAGCCGGGCCAGGGCGAGGGGCCTGAGGCCGGGGCCGCCGAGGCGTCGCCCGCCGCTGCCCGCCCGGCCACTGCTGGGAAGAAGAcggagcagcagcggcggcgggaGAAGGTTGCCCGCACGCAG CGGGTGCAGCAGGCTGCGCTGCGGGCCGCCCGGCTGCGGCACCAGGAGCTCTTCAGGCTGCGCGGGATCAAGGCGCAGGTGGCGCGGCGGCTGGCGGAGCTGGCGAGGCGGCGTGAGCAGCGGAGGGCGCGGCGGCTGGCCGAGGCCCACAAGCCCCGCAGGCTGGGGCGGCTCAA GTACCAGCCCCCCGACATCGACGTGCAGCTCAGCTCGGAGCTGTCTGACTCGCTCAGGACGCTGAAG CCCGAGGGCAACATCCTGCGGGACCGCTTCAAGAGCTTCCAGAGGAGGAACATGATCGAGCCCCGGGAGCGCGCCAA GTTCAAGCGCAAGTACAAAGTGAAGCTGGTGGAGAAGCGGGCGTTCCGGGAGATCCA GTTGTAG
- the NOP53 gene encoding ribosome biogenesis protein NOP53 isoform X3, which produces MAAPSGGGGAGKSSKTDGDSGFLGLRPTSVDPALRRRRRGPRNKKRGWRRLAQEPLGLEVDQFLEDVRLQERTSGGLLSEAPDDRLFFVDTGCKEKALKRKPSRLQRKSLLLKKPLRVDLVLENTSKVPAPKDVLAHQVPNAKKLRRKEQLWEKLAAQGELPREVRKAQARALRPPAAKAQPGPQDAVERPFYDLWAADNPLDRPLVGQDPFFLEQTKKKGVKRPPRLHVKPSQAPAVEVTPAGASYNPTFEDHQSLLLAAHEVELQRQREAAKLERQLALPSAEQAATQESVFREMCEGLLEESDEEGEPGQGEGPEAGAAEASPAAARPATAGKKTEQQRRREKVARTQRVQQAALRAARLRHQELFRLRGIKAQVARRLAELARRREQRRARRLAEAHKPRRLGRLKYQPPDIDVQLSSELSDSLRTLKPEGNILRDRFKSFQRRNMIEPRERAKFKRKYKVKLVEKRAFREIQ; this is translated from the exons ATGGCAGCGCCGAGTGGAGGTGGTGGTGCCGGGAAGTCTTCGAAAACCGATGGCGATTCTGGCTTTCTGGGGCTGCGGCCCACTTCGGTGGACCCTGCgctgaggcggcggcggcgaggccCGAGGAATAAGAAGCGGGGCTGGCGGCGATTGGCGCAGGAGCCGCTGGGGCTGGAGGTGGACCAGTTCCTGGAGGACGTGCGGCTGCAGGAGCGCACGAGCGG GGGTTTGTTGTCCGAGGCCCCGGATGACCGTCTCTTCTTCGTGGACACGGGCTGCAAGGAAAAGG CGCTGAAGAGGAAGCCGAGCAGGCTCCAGAGGAAGTCGCTGCTGCTTAAGAAGCCCCTCCGAGTCGACCTTGTCCTTGAGAACACATCCAAGGTCCCCGCCCCCAAAGA TGTCCTCGCCCACCAGGTGCCCAACGCCAAGAAGCTCAGGCGGAAGGAGCAGCTGTGGGAGAAGCTGGCCGCGCAGGGGGAGCTGCCGCGGGAGGTGCGCAAGGCGCAGGCCCGCGCCCTCCGCCCGCCCGCGGCCAAGGCCCAGCCAGGGCCTCAGGACGCCGTGGAGCGGCCCTTCTATGACCTCTGGGCCGCCGACA ACCCCCTGGACAGGCCCCTGGTTGGCCAGGACCCGTTTTTCCTGGAGCAGACCAAGAAGAAAGGCGTGAAG CGGCCGCCGCGTCTCCACGTGAAGCCCTCTCAGGCACCTGCTGTGGAGGTGACGCCTGCGGGAGCCTCGTACAACCCCACCTTCGAGGACCACCAG AGCCTGCTCCTGGCCGCCCACGAGGTGGAGCTGCAGCGGCAGAGGGAGGCGGCGAAGCTGGAGCGgcagctggccctgcccagcGCGGAGCAGGCCGCCACGCAG GAGTCTGTGTTCCGGGAGATGTGCGAGGGGCTGCTGGAGGAGTCGGACGAGGAGGGGGAGCCGGGCCAGGGCGAGGGGCCTGAGGCCGGGGCCGCCGAGGCGTCGCCCGCCGCTGCCCGCCCGGCCACTGCTGGGAAGAAGAcggagcagcagcggcggcgggaGAAGGTTGCCCGCACGCAG CGGGTGCAGCAGGCTGCGCTGCGGGCCGCCCGGCTGCGGCACCAGGAGCTCTTCAGGCTGCGCGGGATCAAGGCGCAGGTGGCGCGGCGGCTGGCGGAGCTGGCGAGGCGGCGTGAGCAGCGGAGGGCGCGGCGGCTGGCCGAGGCCCACAAGCCCCGCAGGCTGGGGCGGCTCAA GTACCAGCCCCCCGACATCGACGTGCAGCTCAGCTCGGAGCTGTCTGACTCGCTCAGGACGCTGAAG CCCGAGGGCAACATCCTGCGGGACCGCTTCAAGAGCTTCCAGAGGAGGAACATGATCGAGCCCCGGGAGCGCGCCAA GTTCAAGCGCAAGTACAAAGTGAAGCTGGTGGAGAAGCGGGCGTTCCGGGAGATCCAGTGA